From a single Rutidosis leptorrhynchoides isolate AG116_Rl617_1_P2 chromosome 5, CSIRO_AGI_Rlap_v1, whole genome shotgun sequence genomic region:
- the LOC139847149 gene encoding uncharacterized protein, which translates to MSNNQNVNQINLRSLLEKEKLNGSNFLDWHRNLRIVLKFEGKLNKIEEPLPEAPPETATAAQKNAYQKLFDEQEKIALIMLASMTSDLQKEMEDHTAYDMMTELKNMFQKQASQELYETYKLLQTCKMEEGQSVSSHVLKMKSYIDRLEKLGTTLPPNLAVNTVLVSLPKSYHQFVMNYNMQGWEKSLAEVHSMLKTAEQDIPYKVSNPGVLMIREGRVRKNKPKTWGKGKGKSIAKKKISPPPKKENPAKDAECFHCGKVGHWRRNCPSYLSELRKGKAGQTSKSGNEKK; encoded by the exons atgtcaaacaatcaaaacgtaaaccaaatcaacctccgttctttgttggagaaggagaaacttaatggttcaaactttctcgattggcaccgcaacctgagaattgttctcaaatttgaagggaagttgaacaaaattgaagaacccttacccgaagctcctcctgagacagctactgctgctcaaaagaatgcttatcagaagttgtttgatgagcaagagaagatagctttaatcatgcttgctagtatgacttctgacctccaaaaggaaatggaagatcatacagcatatgatatgatgactgagctgaaaaatatgtttcagaaacaggctagtcaagagttatatgaaacttataagcttcttcaaacatgcaaaatggaggagggtcaatcagtgagttctcatgtcttaaaaatgaaaagctacattgaccgattggaaaaacttggaactaccttgccgcctaacttggccgtgaacacggttttggtttcactaccaaaatcatatcaccaatttgtgatgaattacaatatgcaaggttgggagaaatctctggcagaggtgcactcgatgctcaaaactgctgaacaggatattccatataaggtttccaatccaggtgtccttatgattagggaaggtagagtgagaaagaataagccaaaaacttggggaaaaggaaaaggcaagtcaattgctaagaaaaagatttcaccacctcccaagaaagaaaacccagcgaaagacgccgaatgtttccactgtggaaaagttggccactggaggaggaactgtccttcctacctatctgagttgagaaaaggcaaagctggccagactagcaaatcag ggaatgagaagaagtaa